The following is a genomic window from Aquila chrysaetos chrysaetos chromosome 2, bAquChr1.4, whole genome shotgun sequence.
GCCGTTACGATGCCGGGGGCGGCTGAGGCCGTCGGCGCTGGGTGAGCGCGAAGTTCGCCCGGGCCGTGCGTTCCCAGCGGGGTCCTTCTCCCCAGGCCGGCGCGATGCTGTTGGTACTGCTGGTAGCGGCTGGGCAGGAGCCCGGCGGCGCTGGGCCGGATCTTTCCCTTCTTCCGCCGGACTCTCTTCACCGCGGGCCGCGCGCTGCCCCCCGGGCCCGCcgtgcagcagctgggctggttCTCACAGTTGCTGTCCCCTCGCCGGAGGCGCTGGAGAAGAGCGGAAGGCAGCCGCCGGGGGTCTTCGGTGCCTGCCGAGATCCGAGCCAGGAAGGGCGGCGGCGCCGTGGTGGTGACCATGGTGGGACGTGGGTACCCAGAGCTGTAGCGGGGAGAGGGGTCGAGCCCAGGCGGGGGTGAGCGGGTCGGGTCGCTGGCGAGTGTCTGCCTGGGCTTTGTGGGCTGAGATGGTGGCGCAATCGGATCCGCTGCTAGGAGAACATGGCGGGGGAGTGAAAGGAGCAGCCAGCGGCGCCCCGGTGTTGTTACCCGAGCGGGGCACGCCCCCTTCCGCCCCCGCGCCAATCGCCGTGCGAGGATGGCGCGAGCGGCACGCCCCTTCACCGGGCGCCGCCAATCTCGGCGAAACGGTGGCCTCTTTGGCCCCGCCCCGGCCAATCGGAAGCGACACAAACACTTGGGGCCGCGCCCTCTTCCGCGGGCCGCCCAATCCGGGCGGACACGAGCAGCGGGCACGCCCCCGTCTCCGAGTCACGGGCCCGCAGTGCGAAGCGAACGGACGGGACCGGGCGGTTCTCCTTGCGAGAGCCGCCGGCCAATCGGGCGGCGCACAAACAGCGGCGGCCACGCCCCCGCCCGCTCCGCAGCCAATCGAGGGAGACGTAAACAGGCGGCGGCGCGCCCCCTGCTGGGCGGCGGAGCGCCGGCGGGCACGCACGCACGCGTCGCCCGCCATGGAGGTGCCGGCGCCGGCGCTGCGGCCCGTGGCGGCCGCTGGGcccccggcagcggcggcggcggcggaggaggagggacCCGGCCGCgaggcggcggggcggaggCGGGACGAGCGGAGCCTGGAGGCGCTGAGCCTGGCCGACTGGCGGtcggcggcggaggcggcggccagaagcggcgcggcggcggcgggggacgTCAGCTGGTCGGAGGGGCGGCGGGCGACGCTGGCGAGCGCCCTGGAGCTGGAGGGGACGGTGCTGCGCGAGGGGCGCCTCACCCAGTTCGTAGCCAACAACCTGGAGCGGCGGATCCGGCTGAGCGGCGCCCCGCGGGGCggagccgccggcggcggcggggggcggcggcggctccaTCCCCGCCATCGACCCCGGGGCGCTGCAGGACGTGGTGGCCCTGGCCGGGCAGGTGGCGGCGCAGGTGGACGAGCTGCTGCGCAACGTGCACTGCGGGCTGCAGGCGCTGACGGCCCTCAGCGTGGGCTGCATCCAGACCTACCGCGACGGGGTGGAGAGCCTGGGCGAGGCGGCCGACCTCAGCATCCGCGCCATGTACGCGCTGGTGGCGCGCTGCGAGGAGCTGGACCGCGCCATGCAGCCCGTGCCCGCCCTGGCCAAGCGCATCCGCGACATGAAGGGCACCCTGGAGCGGCTGGAGGGGCTCTGCAAGTAGCGCCGACCCGACCCTgcggggggggtgcgggggggtcgccgccccgccgctcttgccgctgccgccggcgtGCCGAGCGAGGAGCCCGCCGGGGCTGGGAaagcgcggccccgccgccgccgccgccctggCTGTGCCAGCAGCGGGCCCGCAGGGCCTTCgccgggggggggctcggccGCTCCGAGgagccccggcccggcggctgCCCGCCTCCCTCTCCGGTAGCCCCGCCAGCGGGCCCGCACAGGGCGGCTTCAGCTCTTGGCCTGGACGTCCTCcctccgtgtgtgtgtgtgtgtgtgcgcgcccCTGGACGTGAGCGGCCGACAGCTGTGGCCAGTCCGCTGGCCTTAATCTGGAGGAAGTGAAATTTTTGCAACCGATGACGGAAAAGGTCCCGGTTGAAATCGCGGGGTACACGGCAGGCGGTGCTTTTTAGCTTCAGCTCCATTAAAGAATTTGGATCCCACATGCCTTATGCTTTCTATTTGTTGAGGGCTAGGAAAAACTAACCAATCTTAATTAAAAGCAGCcgtcagtattttttttttttttttttaccaaattTGAAATTGTTGTGAACACTTGCTTGATGCTTAAAGGCATACGTGCTTACTTGTAGTTGACTTAGTGCCTGACAAGTAATTCTCACTTCTGCCGTTACAGCGAATAAACACGCAGAACGCTGCTGTCTCTTACAGGGCACAGTTGTAAGAGAAGAGGAAATTTAATATATATAGTAAAGACACTTGCTTTCTGCGAGGAATATAGAATCCGTGGAATATAATTGAGATTCAGATAAGAACAAATCTATATGCaaagttcaaaataaaagccttcggataaaataaatatgctttgcCTCTATTAGTTTCTACAGTTTTCACAGTGTAGAAGTTTAAATGGCCTCGCTGTGAAATGATCCTGTgattttgtgtgggttttttttttcaattgggAAAGCACCTATTTAATTAGATGAGGAACATGAATATGTGATGACATTACATGGGTGTATGACTGACATAAAATGGGTGCTTTGGGAGAATTTGTTTGTATAACTTGAAGCTTTTGTATATGCATCACTGTATGCAGAAGTGATTTTGCTGTATCAGTAAGTATTTCCTCTGAGGCCTGAGAGTAGCCGAATTCTCTGCTCGCTATGGTTCCTATGCAACTAGCCTCTTAGGTGATGCTCTTAGCAATCCCATTTAGGTCACGAATGTGTTCGTAACAAGatttcagcagagaaatgaTCACTGTGATCTTATGTATGTGTAATAGTGCTTTCCGTGACCAGCGGCTCCTAAAAGCCTTGGAGCAAAGGTAGCTTGAAATACTACACAAGTCCTGTAACTTTTGGTTGGAGAGCAGATGGGTTTACGATGGGTGCAGCTGCTACCCCACCataatctcattaaaaacacCGAGAGAGCGGCGGACGCTCTGATACGCTGTGCTTCTGTGTGTAGGCAATACTGAATTGTAACAAAATGATTCGGTTTTATGCCACCCTGGTTTGCATAATACCAGTTTCTGGCCTGTTTTGGGCTTCTCAACATGGCCATGTCTTTCCCTCAGCACAGGGATGTATTTCACCTGTGGCCTTGAAGCCCTGGCACTGGGAGAAGGCTGGAAGTGGGCTGTGCCCAGGTCACGCTCTTTGTGGTCACAGCTCTCGTGGTACTGTCTTCTGGGAAACAGCTGTGGCTCCAGAAAGGGACCAGAGGTCTAACAGAGGTTAGcggagagaaaaaggagaactTAACGGCCCCTGCCCATGGGCCTAGAAGACACTAAAGATTTCTTAACACCACCGCAACAGCTGTGCTCTTAATATCTTTGGGGTGTTACTCTTGGGAAAGTTTGAACTTCTCTATCATGGGGATGCAGGAGTTTTGCTAAGTATGTTTTGTATATGTCAAGAGTGAAAACCAAAGTTTGATCTTGCTTAACTTGTGAGTATTGTTGAAATGTACAGGAACGACCTGCAAGCTTATTTGTATAGCCACATATGTACAGCTCCATATGTACCTTCATTCATACAGGCCAAGGTGAAGCCTTTAAAGCATATGTGTTTCAGTATGCTATTGGTTTTAGATAGCATTTCATTTGCAGTCCCCTACATTGAATGCTAATTCCCTGCTAAAATTGTCAAGTCtgtagaataaaatgtttactttcatatttttgctAGTGATTAGTTGTTGTTGAAGTGTTCCAGTTCCTGattattattgcttttcttatttggtaaaataatttgaaagctAATTTAAACTCTGCTCCCGCATCTGCACAGAGACCCATTAATGTGACTGCAGAGCCAGTTTCAGTCTAGGACCTCGGGCAGTAATTTCTGACAATGATGTCATTCATGTGATGAAAAAGGGATGACTAGTGAATTACAGGCATGAAGGAAGCAGTAATTacactgtttggttttggtttttactgTCTGTCTGAAAGCTTCAGCTTGTTTGCAGGGCAGACTTAGCCGAGCTAGGTGAGGTGGCTCCTGTCACCAGGTGTCTGCCTTGTACATTTGCCGTCCCTGGGGCAGGCTTGGCCGAAACGATGCAAGCCTGTTCTGTGCCACCACGGTCGATATCGCTATGTCATCGCATAGCTGCTGTGGTTTCCAGCCCCCCTGTCCATACCGGCCTCCGTTGCTGCAGGAATGGTGACACTTGCCAGCGTCTGTGTCAGCGCAGCGCGTGTGCCGGCCCTGCCCTTGGAGTCCCCATGTGAACCGCTTGTGAGCTACGTGCAGCTCCGTAGGCTCTGGTCAACCTGGTCCTTCTGCAGCCAGAGACTTCTGTACTGCCTTTTTGATCCCAGGCCAGGCTTTCTTGTGCATATCCTGTGGTAATGCTGGCACTTTCCAACTTAGGGATGTTGAGCGTGAAAGCTTTCAGGTTCTTTTAGCCTTTTTTTGCTTAACCGATCAGTGAGCAGAGTAAAACCATGTTTGGATTTTCCAAGACCTTCGAATGGGTTTGCATATATTTTCTTGCTTAGTCACTCAGCTTTACAGTTggtcttgttttcctttcctcgTCAACTGCCAAGTGAACTTTTGTTGTAACGAGACGGACAAGgtcaaagaagaaaactaacaaaataaaatgacgTGCAGAGCACTAAGCAAAGCCAGATACAGAATTAGCCGTGTGCCAGGAATGACTTCCCTGCCCTGATAACCAGCAGTGACTCTGTTAGGATTTAGGTTACTGTGTTAGGAATTAGGTTAGTTtggtaaaattttttttcttcaggacaaGTGTCAGATCTGACTATGGAAACCCTTTTTCTGATACAGGTGTGGTTGGTTCTGCTTCATTCCgggctttttcttccctccttcccggggTTTTATATTCCCTGACTCTGAACCGATGCCATATCCATGCTATTTAAAGGAGCTTTACCAGATAAAACCTTGTTACAGCTGGAAACAAGAACCAGTCACCCAAAGCAGGAATGAACATCACAGACATTTTACCTTTAAGGCTTTTTTCCAGTGCTACTTAATTGCATCAGTTATTCAATAAGTAAATATATCAACTTTTTGTGTGTCTTGCTGCCAGCCAGACGCTAAAATACATAAGTCTTTTGGCTGGAATGTCCAGATTTATTTATGGCGGTACTTACTCCCATGAGTAAGGTCTTGACTTGAGTTGCCAGCATGAGGAACAGCATGTGGGTTGAATCCAAGAGCGTACCTCTTAGCATTAAAGAGGgagctattttaaaatggtttcaaaTAGCATGGCTGTACTACCAGAAGACAAAAACCttaattttaaagcttcaaaattagcagcagctttccagagGAGTTAGTAGTTCAGCTCTTGTAGCAAACTGTGTGagctgaaactgaaaagtcTTAAAGATAGAGGTCTCTTGCAATAGGTGTCATCCAACATAAGACGGGTTCTTGCTGTCAGATGCCACGCTACCTCATCCTCATCAACGCTGGTGCGtacacctgaaaaaaacccctttaaaCGATCAGCAGATTGTGTCTATGTTGCTGTCACAACCTGCTTTTATTGCTAGGAAATTGTTTTGAGAAAAGGACATTCCTATAAAAATCGTCAAGGGTCCAATTAGTACTTTTTTGTGAATATTGTCTCCACTTCTGTCCCCACCCTGGCCCCattcaggaaatatttcctgGATCCTCCTGCCATGCATGTAAGAGCACACATGGAAGAGAGAGATTTGTGACATTTCTCCTTTAGAAAGCTTAACGCAGTTATTGCATCAGATGCAGGAACTGAAACTCAGCTGGGTTTCACATTTGCTGCTCCAGCTTAGTGCCTGGGGAAAGCTTTTGTCATCGTTATTCTTTGCTGTTCAAAGCTCCAGAAGTAGAGACGTGATCAATGGACTTGGGCCCCAAGCTTCCACCTGAGAAGTCAAGATCCTCCTGCCCCCTGTTACGACAATAGTAGCATTACGCCCTTATCTTCTAACAGGAAAAATGATAAAGAATCAAAATACCAAACCTTCCTGCAGTTCTGGTTCCCTCCTACTATTTATACACATTAGAAGCAATgcaaaaaccaaacctaaataaaaaaacatacccccccaccaccccaagACTGCTAATTGATCCTCTTAGGCAGtttcataaataataatagttgTGGCTGTGAAGGGTAATGTACTTGAGATGGCTCTTGCAGTAGTGTTGAATCCTGATGAGACTTAAGAGAACCcgagtttaaagaaaataaaatactatgttTTAATTATAATATTGATAGGGTTGGAGATGGGGCAGTCTACACAACACTTGCAAAACTGGCATCTGTTGTTTGTTAGCAGGGTCGGACTGCTGTGTACTTCGGTCATGATGCAGCAACATTCATTAATTGggacagcagaaaagcagagttaaAACTATCTTGATTATTTTCCTAGATTACAGCTAGAAAGTGCTGTCACTGTAATTGGTTCCAGAATTTGAGTTAATGTTGCTGTTCACAGTAATGAAGTACCTTTGttaaaagttgattttttttcagagaaaggtaATAATTtatgtcaatatttttattttcatgaatgcTAGTTAGAGAGGGAAGAATCCTAGAATTCTGTCCAACAGTGTATTTCTTGTCTCAGTGGGACCAGCCATGGTTTTTCCTTGTTTACTTTATGGACAGTGCTGGAGAAATTCCCAGCACTGAAGTTGCTCGTAAGACAGAGAGCCGTGCCCAGTGAATTGTTACAAGCACTTTGTTAAGGACAGCTTCCTTGTCTGGAGGTATATGTaaatgaaggggaagaaaatgccACAAACTTGCCAGACAATCATTTCTAATTTTACAGCAATGTAATAATCTTGGGTATCTGGCTTGTCACTGGGATCGTTTGACTACACTCAGTAGCAGAAAATCCAAAAAATCCCAAGTTGAAATCTtagctttttaataaatgagCTTGCTTTCTATGGCCTAATATCAGCAGCAACGTTTACCAGCCATTTTCACTCTAATGAGATTCTTCTTGTCTGAACTTGAACTGTTGCCATTCAAGGGAATGCTAATGTGAAAATAAACTCCTTTAAAATCAAAGTATCATTTGACTTTgttcctctttttgttttcactgcctACGCGATTTGTTTACTcggtggattttttttcaggctgggACTTTCCAGTGACGTGTCCTCAGCTGGAAGTAGAGGGCAGTTTCTCACTGCTGAGCAAGATTgggattttccattttccaaaactTTCCGTGTGCGATTTCTGGTTGATGACATGGAtctagtttggttttgtttccctctttaaagaaagagatgTGCAACTACAAGTCTTGCATCTCTCCTGCTCCGATGTCATCAGCTTTCTTCGGTCTGCTGAGAGCATTTGGATAGTTAGAACagtccctgtccccaccccGTTCACCATTTTCCACAGCCACCAGTTGTGCTGCATTTCCCCCCGGCAAAACCTTGTTCTGGGCCTCATCAGTTCTCAGCGTTGTTATTTTGTCCCACTTATCTTCCATCTTCAGTTGTATGACTTACTACATCAGTGTTGTTATCGTACTACCAAGGCACTATCCTTCTTATTTAGCTGTTACGTCCTCCTTCAGCTGcccttcttgtttttcattCGTATTCTGCCTCAAATTCAAAATGTTTATCTGCAAGTCCTTGGCTGCCTGTTCTCTTTTGATGTCACTCATTCCTTTATTCTTTACAATCTCTTAGTAAATTACCTTACCCTTGCTTTCACTGTGCCTTCCTTGCTGCTGTCTTCTGCAAAGCTCCTTGTATCCAGAATACCAactcttgtttttaaatcaacaaGTTGCCTTGGGACGTGGCAACTCAGAAACTACATAGATAGTAGATTTCTACTTACTACACTAAGCAAAAggcattacagaaaaattcaaCATCTGTAACAGAAGAGAGCTAGGTCTTATTACTTGTTTCTGATTTACTTTAGTAATATGCCAACAAATGCAAATCAAACTGAACAAACTACTTGCAAAATAATACTGGTGTAACTGTGTGCTGTGATGTATCTGGTAAGAGATACTGCTGCTTGCATAGGCTCTTAAGGATGGGGTTATAGAATACCAAATGCCATGTGATGTGGAGAGGTGAtgcaatatttataaaatacatgcaAGCCCCCAAAGCAAACTATGTcgtttttccttttaatcatAGATTAAGTAAATACTGGAGTAAGACTACTGCTAAATGGAATTCTGGTCTCcctgccttccttttttttggcatgcacacacacagggCTCTCACTGACTTTACTAAGAgctgtatatatttatgtggAAGTTACAAAACTTAGTAGGATGTGTTATATTTATTACTTGCAGCAAACCTTGGAAAGGAACAGTGGTAAAGAAGGATGGGCTTGCCTATTAGGAGTACAGGATATGCCAAACCAGATCCTCCCATTTGTTCACCAAGATTCATGTGTACATACTTTAGTATGGCAAATGAATTCCTTTTTAACAAGATTATTCTTCCCTTACTTTCAGTGATGCACAGTCAATGCAAGTCATAACCAAATTCTACATAAGTGTTAgaatgtcattttaaaacaaaaactaatACTGAGCTGTACTGAGTTGATTAGCTATAAAAAGCCAAGCTTAAATGCTGTTAAaattcaagttttaaaatagtCAACTAGGCAGTTCTTAATAAGTATGTACAAcctttttattaaactgtcaGCAATGATTGCAAAGACTTCAGTCCAACCAAACACCAGGGTCTGTTTCTTACACTTTAACTGAACCGTAAGTGAGCTAACTGATTTGGACATTCAGTAAAGTAGGACTCATGGAACACGTTTCCCCTATGTGTTAATATTAACCAGAAAAATTGTGTAACTTGTTGATGCCTACTGGAATTTACATAGCACTGCAGAAATTTTTGGTTGCAGCATTCGTTCATCAGCTTTTACGGTTGTGAAATCACATGCACTTAGTCTTTGTCCTTGGTTATTTATGAGCTATGTTTGGAGATAGGGATGAATACTTTGTCTCAGAAATAGACAAAACAAAGACTGGGACAGAACGACATTTGTTTCTCTGCCAATCTGCAGGTGAGACTTTGATTTAAATGTCTTGCTGATAGCCATTTGCACAaaactttggaaacaaaagttTGCTGGGTTGAACATAGACAATCAACTTCTCGTTACACAGTGTACCTTCAGCAGCATGACTTGTCACTGCCGCCTGCTAGGTAGTATGTCTTTAACATAATGTATAACTTCTGTAAAAAGGCAGCTGGATGATGTAAACACAGGGGAGTCATATGAAAAAGTTTCTCTGCTATACCGTTTTATTTATTAGGATTTTTTCTTCAGATCCTTTTTCAGTTATTAGTTCCCTCGGGGAACGGCACAACTGAgctcttttttccattcccaGCTTTCCTTCTGGTCAGTGGATCATTTTTCTAGGTTGCACTGCTGTTTTAAACTACCTCCCGGAAAAGTATATCAACAAATACACTTTGTGCCTACATTGTGTTGGCACAGCCAGTGTGCTAGTAGGCTGAAATACTTGTATTTTGGAAACCTATTCAATAGCAGGCACGGTTGAAAGTGAATTCTCACTGCAGAAGAAGAGCGTTTTTTGTGAGTTGCTGCAGAAGTAGCATGCCCCTAGGGCAGAAAAGGATCAGAGATCCCACAGGGGGATCTGCAAGTCTGGCTCCTGGTTGCTTCTctagaaggaagaagaaagaataaataggTCAGGTGGTGGCTTGCACGTATCACCGTGGGTCTGCAGGGCTCGCAGGTACCCACTGCAGCCACTATCTCCTTCAATGACATAAATTACTTTACCTCTGAGGTGATTAATGCTGTCGAAACGGGATACACATTTATTTATCATGCTTTTGGATGCCATGGTTCACgtagaagaaaataacatttaacaTAAAACAGATGATGAGTGTAATTGAACCATCCTTTGTAGCCC
Proteins encoded in this region:
- the BORCS6 gene encoding LOW QUALITY PROTEIN: BLOC-1-related complex subunit 6 (The sequence of the model RefSeq protein was modified relative to this genomic sequence to represent the inferred CDS: deleted 4 bases in 4 codons); translated protein: MVAQSDPLLGEHGGGVKGAASGARCCYPSGARPLPPPRQSPCEDGASGTPLHRAPPISAKRWPLWPRPGQSEATQTLGAAPSSAGRPIRADTSSGHAPVSESRARSAKRTDGTGRFSLESRRPIGRRTNSGGHAPARSAANRGRRKQAAARPLLGGGAPAGRTHASPAMEVPAPALRPVAAAGPPAAAAAAEEEGPGREAAGRRRDERSLEALSLADWRSAAEAAARSGAAAAGDVSWSEGRRATLASALELEGTVLREGRLTQFVANNLERRIRLSGAPRAEPPAAAGGGGGSIPAIDPGALQDVVALAGQVAAQVDELLRNVHCGLQALTALSVGCIQTYRDGVESLGEAADLSIRAMYALVARCEELDRAMQPVPALAKRIRDMKGTLERLEGLCK